In Oreochromis aureus strain Israel breed Guangdong linkage group 15, ZZ_aureus, whole genome shotgun sequence, a single genomic region encodes these proteins:
- the ginm1 gene encoding glycoprotein integral membrane protein 1, whose protein sequence is MEMTWSTVCVLLLLFVSATRTESSNRQLTTENILINVTAGTLADAQLQDSNNLQINLNISVGEEKVLVNDVPVELSGVTRFNCQALLLDSVNGSSEFESGDIVSTVTRVMVSQNRLYSDSEEVVALQVFSEVIEMDGKEVQQPDMCEVKILMSPDFQKLAQFTNIYPIGHSDIFRVPRENDVVVTDPPNSRKDEEQLISQTTSQYPLKHTETTREEIASPGKLPETPLRMDPDLLYDVRYDDELDYTYPSQPDQNQMETPPKELISSYSAMCQWVEQARERLRRFCSESLPLFFLVMWVVVIGVVGSAVIVKILDVFFPTCEHKRIFHVNSVPVMPEDEKHNLLENIEVEPEEEEKKP, encoded by the exons ATGGAAATGACGTGGTCGACAGTTTGTGTTCTAttgcttctttttgtttcagcAACTCGCACAGAGTCGTCGAATAGACAACTGACTACG GAAAACATCCTGATCAATGTGACAGCGGGGACATTGGCAGACGCACAGCTGCAAGACTCTAACAACTTACAG ataaaTTTAAACATATCGGTGGGTGAAGAGAAGGTGCTGGTCAATGACGTCCCAGTGGAGCTGTCAGGAGTCACTAGGTTCAACTGCCAAGCGCTTCTCT tgGACAGTGTCAATGGGAGCAGTGAGTTTGAGTCTGGGGACATAGTGTCCACTGTTACCCGGGTGATGGTGAGCCAGAACAGGCTGTACAGTGACTCGGAGGAGGTGGTGGCTCTTCAGGTCTTCAGTGAAGTGATAGAGATGGATGGCAAAGAG GTCCAGCAGCCTGATATGTGTGAGGTGAAAATACTGATGAGCCCAGACTTCCAGAAGCTGGCCCAGTTTACCAACATCTACCCCATTGGACACAGTGATATCTTTAGGGTTCCCAGAGAAAATGATGTGGTTGTCACAGATCCACCAAATTCTAGAAAAG ATGAAGAGCAGCTGATCTCTCAGACCACAAGCCAGTATCCTCTGAAGCACACAGAGACCACCCGGGAAGAGATTGCATCCCCCGGAAAACTCCCAGAGACCCCCCTGCGTATGGACCCTGACCTCCTGTATGATGTCAGATACGATGATGAACTTGATTACACTTACCCGAGCCAGCCTGATCAGAATCAGATGGAAACTCCACCAAAGGAACTTATATCTTCTTACTCT GCCATGTGTCAGTGGGTAGAGCAAGCCAGGGAGCGTCTGCGGCGCTTCTGTTCCGAATCCCTGCCTCTCTTCTTCCTGGTCATGTGGGTGGTCGTGATCGGAGTGGTCGGATCAGCCGTCATCGTCAAGATCTTAGATGTGTTTTTCCCAACTTGTGAACATAA gCGCATTTTTCATGTAAACTCTGTCCCTGTGATGCCAGAGGATGAGAAGCACAATCTCCTGGAGAACATAGAAGTAGAaccagaggaagaagagaagaagcCTTGA